A window from Alkalicoccobacillus plakortidis encodes these proteins:
- a CDS encoding histidine phosphatase family protein, with protein MKIGLVRHFKVTRGYPEHRLISSSDLIRWVKEYDESEVEENSVDLGSVNWKSCYSSDLPRARTTAETIYSGEINETNKLREINLVPPFKASFRLPLFLHLIMIRLAWLFKHSSQPENKYETKKRLDDVIAQAEAEGKDCLIVSHGGVMDIMRKNLRKRGYKGPYFKVPTNGKLYLFEK; from the coding sequence GTGAAAATAGGATTAGTCAGGCATTTTAAAGTAACAAGAGGGTATCCCGAGCATCGTTTGATATCTAGTAGCGATCTGATTAGATGGGTCAAAGAATATGATGAATCCGAAGTAGAGGAGAATTCTGTTGATCTAGGTTCCGTGAATTGGAAGAGCTGTTATTCAAGTGATTTGCCGCGAGCTCGTACAACAGCAGAAACAATTTATTCAGGTGAGATTAATGAAACAAATAAGCTAAGGGAAATTAACTTGGTTCCGCCCTTTAAGGCATCATTCCGTTTGCCACTTTTTCTACACCTAATTATGATACGACTCGCGTGGCTCTTTAAACACTCTTCTCAACCTGAAAACAAATATGAGACTAAAAAGCGATTAGATGATGTGATTGCGCAAGCAGAAGCAGAAGGGAAAGATTGTCTCATTGTTAGCCATGGTGGTGTAATGGATATTATGCGAAAAAACTTACGCAAACGAGGGTATAAAGGTCCATACTTTAAAGTTCCAACTAACGGGAAGTTGTACTTATTTGAGAAGTAG
- a CDS encoding YitT family protein, whose amino-acid sequence MKRWTLIFIGCLLAAFGVVILKHSDLVTGGTAGLSLSIAYLSHLPFSFVFFLINIPFYLFSMLRMGLSFTVTTMLSVTMLSLLTGIDTWLPAFSIPYWAGAIAGGFVIGIGLSLLFKNSASLGGSNILALFLQKRYGFDPGKTNFVFDLMVVLTSLYTIGFIKGFFSVLSIAVTSRVISYYKNGYATKKPAVKKEFVLTRQASLSK is encoded by the coding sequence ATGAAGCGTTGGACCTTGATTTTTATTGGCTGTTTATTAGCCGCTTTTGGTGTGGTAATTCTTAAACACTCAGATCTAGTAACTGGTGGAACTGCAGGCCTATCACTCAGTATTGCTTACCTCTCACATCTACCGTTTTCGTTCGTGTTTTTTCTCATTAACATCCCATTTTATCTGTTCTCAATGCTCAGAATGGGGCTGTCCTTTACTGTGACGACGATGTTATCTGTTACGATGTTGTCACTGCTAACAGGAATTGATACTTGGTTACCCGCATTCTCAATTCCATATTGGGCAGGCGCTATAGCCGGTGGATTTGTTATCGGAATTGGCCTGAGTTTATTGTTTAAAAATAGTGCATCCCTTGGTGGTTCAAACATTTTAGCTTTATTTCTGCAAAAGCGTTATGGTTTTGATCCAGGTAAAACAAACTTTGTCTTTGATTTAATGGTTGTACTCACAAGCCTATATACGATTGGATTCATCAAAGGATTCTTTTCCGTATTATCTATTGCCGTAACCTCGAGAGTAATAAGCTATTACAAAAACGGTTATGCCACAAAGAAACCTGCAGTGAAAAAGGAGTTTGTCCTGACACGTCAGGCCTCGCTTTCGAAATAA
- a CDS encoding Lrp/AsnC family transcriptional regulator encodes MDTIDRKIIMAIQEDSRMTVSELSKRLALSRPSTAERLVRLKEKGIIEAFTARISLTAIGRDMMLIIQVGALKVSIHEFEAMIQKEESIIECHRVTGEVSYFLKAAVSDMNSMTMLIDRLIPFGNINTSTVLTSPVPYRVISP; translated from the coding sequence TTGGACACTATAGATCGGAAAATTATCATGGCTATTCAAGAGGACTCACGAATGACAGTTAGTGAGCTTTCCAAACGATTGGCACTAAGCCGTCCAAGTACAGCAGAACGTTTGGTTAGACTAAAGGAGAAAGGAATTATTGAAGCGTTTACAGCTAGAATTTCCCTTACTGCGATTGGTAGAGACATGATGCTGATTATTCAAGTGGGAGCATTAAAGGTGTCAATTCATGAGTTTGAGGCTATGATACAAAAAGAAGAATCAATCATTGAGTGTCATCGAGTAACAGGTGAAGTCAGCTACTTTTTAAAAGCAGCAGTGAGTGATATGAATAGTATGACCATGTTAATTGATCGGCTGATCCCGTTTGGGAACATTAATACATCCACTGTCCTTACCTCTCCTGTTCCATATCGGGTTATTTCTCCTTGA
- a CDS encoding MFS transporter: METRNPTAIIDQSKIRPFHILFIFWLFLIILFDGYDVVVYGAVVPSLIEEWGITDLLAGSIGSYTVIGMAIGTILCGILADKFGRKKVIIGTTLLFSLFTILSGFAPNEYVFIVFRVIAGLGLGGVMPNVIALTTEYAPRRIRAALISFVFCGYSLGAIIAALTSRAVLPEFGLAACVLACGDSNFVSSFSTKAYS, translated from the coding sequence GTGGAGACAAGAAATCCTACAGCTATTATTGATCAAAGTAAAATCAGGCCGTTTCATATCCTGTTTATTTTCTGGCTCTTTTTAATTATTTTATTTGACGGATATGATGTGGTTGTATACGGAGCAGTGGTTCCATCTCTTATTGAAGAGTGGGGCATTACTGATTTGTTAGCAGGTTCGATTGGAAGTTATACCGTTATCGGAATGGCTATCGGGACAATCTTATGCGGCATTTTAGCAGATAAGTTTGGTCGTAAAAAGGTCATCATTGGTACAACTCTCTTATTCAGCTTATTTACAATTTTATCTGGCTTTGCTCCTAACGAGTATGTTTTCATCGTTTTTCGAGTGATTGCCGGTTTAGGACTAGGTGGAGTGATGCCCAACGTCATTGCGTTAACAACCGAGTATGCACCTAGACGGATCCGTGCTGCGTTAATCTCATTTGTTTTTTGTGGCTATTCCTTAGGTGCAATCATTGCTGCACTAACGAGTCGAGCGGTATTACCTGAATTCGGCTTGGCAGCCTGTGTTTTGGCTTGCGGGGATTCCAATTTTGTTTCTTCCTTTTCTACTAAAGCATATTCCTGA
- a CDS encoding MFS transporter codes for MFLPFLLKHIPESIVFLLLKDREQEAKQILQKLAPDEDLSNVKLEKPVLPKSGSPVVHLFKEKRSFSTLMFWTSCFCAFVLIYALNTWLPTLMMQVGNDLSSSLLFTAVLQLGAIVGTLIFGRVVDKVGFKKVMVPLFFTGAVALSFVGMTTNAVIVFALLAIIGASSLGVQNLSNAFVSQYYPSTMRSTALGSTIAFGRIGGIVAPTFVGILLTMNLQPQFNFMALGIAALIGGTAMIFVQEQYAAYTKDTSNQSVEKSA; via the coding sequence TTGTTTCTTCCTTTTCTACTAAAGCATATTCCTGAATCGATTGTGTTTCTGTTATTAAAAGATCGTGAGCAGGAAGCAAAACAAATTCTACAAAAATTAGCTCCGGACGAAGACTTAAGCAATGTGAAACTGGAAAAGCCAGTTCTTCCTAAATCAGGTTCGCCGGTTGTTCATTTATTTAAAGAGAAACGCTCCTTCAGTACTCTAATGTTTTGGACATCGTGTTTTTGTGCTTTTGTGTTGATCTATGCATTAAATACATGGTTGCCAACCCTGATGATGCAGGTTGGAAATGACTTAAGCTCGAGTTTGCTCTTTACTGCGGTATTGCAGTTGGGTGCAATAGTTGGAACACTTATTTTTGGACGTGTGGTGGATAAGGTAGGCTTTAAAAAAGTCATGGTTCCACTGTTTTTCACCGGAGCTGTAGCATTATCCTTTGTAGGCATGACAACAAATGCAGTGATTGTGTTTGCCCTACTGGCTATCATTGGAGCCTCTTCGTTAGGTGTGCAAAATCTCTCAAATGCATTTGTTTCTCAATATTATCCTTCCACAATGCGTTCCACGGCACTCGGAAGTACCATTGCCTTTGGTCGTATCGGTGGGATTGTAGCTCCGACTTTTGTAGGCATTCTGTTAACGATGAATCTACAACCACAGTTTAACTTTATGGCACTAGGAATAGCAGCACTTATTGGTGGAACTGCGATGATCTTTGTACAGGAACAGTATGCTGCCTATACAAAAGATACATCTAATCAATCAGTTGAAAAATCAGCTTAA
- a CDS encoding NAD(P)/FAD-dependent oxidoreductase, translating into MANHEDVYDVTIIGGGPAGLYSAFYSGMRDMKTKIVEYQAQLGGKILLYPEKIIWDIGGLPPTPGQQVLTNLNEQARTFEPTICLNEQIQELIRREDGIFILKGTSGETHYSKSIVLAVGHGIFKTAKLEIEGADRYEVTNLHYTVQQLDKFKDQHVIISGGGNSAVDWANALEPIAASVAVVHRRDEFGGHESNVKQMRASSVDVLTPYCVEELHGDEAGTAIERVTLKDLETEECVEHQVDAVIVNHGYKMDLDFLLESPLEFKTNEGILAVNEKMETSVPGVFAAGDLVNNDGKLRLIAGAYVDGAKAINQAKLFIQPDATEQAYVSSHNERFKEKNKELLKNEKLVHAGTH; encoded by the coding sequence GTGGCTAATCACGAAGATGTTTACGATGTGACCATTATAGGCGGAGGACCTGCTGGATTATATAGTGCATTTTATAGTGGAATGCGTGATATGAAAACAAAAATTGTTGAATATCAAGCTCAGCTTGGCGGCAAGATTTTGCTTTATCCAGAGAAAATCATCTGGGATATTGGTGGTTTACCACCCACTCCTGGTCAACAGGTGCTGACAAATCTAAACGAGCAAGCAAGAACCTTTGAACCAACTATCTGCTTAAACGAACAAATACAGGAGCTAATACGACGAGAGGATGGAATCTTTATATTAAAAGGTACATCTGGTGAGACTCATTATTCAAAAAGTATCGTGCTGGCAGTGGGTCACGGCATCTTCAAAACAGCTAAGCTGGAAATTGAAGGAGCAGACCGATATGAAGTGACTAACTTGCATTATACTGTGCAGCAGCTTGATAAATTTAAGGATCAACATGTAATTATTTCTGGGGGAGGGAACTCCGCTGTTGACTGGGCAAATGCACTTGAGCCAATTGCAGCTAGTGTCGCAGTGGTACACCGCAGAGATGAATTCGGAGGACATGAAAGCAATGTTAAGCAGATGAGGGCCTCCTCTGTTGACGTGTTAACACCTTATTGTGTAGAAGAATTACATGGTGATGAGGCAGGCACTGCAATCGAACGGGTGACACTAAAAGATCTTGAAACAGAAGAATGTGTTGAACATCAGGTAGATGCAGTTATTGTGAATCATGGTTATAAGATGGATCTTGATTTCCTGTTAGAGAGCCCTTTAGAGTTTAAAACAAACGAAGGAATTCTAGCTGTAAATGAAAAGATGGAAACAAGTGTACCTGGAGTTTTCGCAGCGGGTGACTTAGTGAATAATGACGGAAAACTGCGTCTCATTGCTGGTGCCTACGTTGATGGAGCTAAAGCCATTAATCAGGCCAAATTATTTATCCAACCAGACGCTACAGAACAAGCTTATGTATCCTCTCATAATGAGCGGTTTAAAGAGAAGAATAAGGAATTGCTCAAAAATGAAAAGCTTGTACATGCAGGAACACATTAA
- a CDS encoding YqaA family protein — translation MFEAVIDFLRDFGAWGLFIHSFADAVIFPIPAFFLQVSLSLINPSQALWLATVGYVACMLGTPLGYLIGHYLGDSVLQKLLKKDALQKAQTLFTKNGEAAILIGAFTPIPFKVFTIMAGAMKFSLWKLIGYAAIGRAVKFYAVGFLFYFYGRAAENLIDSYLTYIFLGVAVLLFIGLMIKRKIQKSKRLEMDVEATKEKAVK, via the coding sequence TTGTTTGAGGCAGTTATAGATTTCTTAAGGGATTTTGGAGCATGGGGTTTGTTTATTCATTCCTTTGCAGATGCTGTTATTTTTCCGATCCCGGCATTCTTTCTACAAGTATCACTCAGCCTGATTAATCCTTCTCAAGCATTGTGGCTTGCAACAGTTGGTTATGTTGCCTGTATGTTAGGTACACCTCTTGGGTACTTAATCGGGCATTATTTGGGAGATTCGGTTCTTCAAAAACTACTTAAAAAAGATGCACTGCAAAAGGCGCAAACGTTATTTACTAAAAATGGAGAAGCAGCTATTCTAATTGGTGCATTCACTCCGATTCCTTTTAAAGTGTTTACGATAATGGCAGGAGCAATGAAGTTTTCGTTATGGAAGCTGATTGGATACGCTGCAATTGGCCGAGCGGTTAAGTTTTATGCAGTTGGTTTTTTGTTTTACTTCTACGGGAGAGCCGCAGAGAACTTGATTGATTCATATCTTACGTATATCTTTTTAGGAGTTGCTGTTTTACTCTTTATAGGACTTATGATTAAAAGAAAGATCCAAAAGAGCAAACGCTTAGAGATGGATGTTGAAGCTACTAAGGAGAAAGCGGTTAAATAG
- the ehuA gene encoding ectoine/hydroxyectoine ABC transporter ATP-binding protein EhuA, translating into MTQPIVQFKGIKKSFDELEVMKDFTLDVDPGEIVSIIGPSGSGKTTIIRMLMTLEKPTGGDIIVEGENLWKMQAKGKWTDADEKHLRKVRSNVGMVFQHFNLFPHMTILRNCTEAPIHVLGLSKKEAETRAREMLEKVGLGDKVDNYPIQLSGGQQQRVAIARALVMQPKVMLFDEPTSALDPELVGEVLAVIKDLAQQGDMSMILVTHEMDFAWQVSDRIVFIADGQLVEHGKPSDVLDNPKSDRLRNFLERFRTQV; encoded by the coding sequence ATGACACAGCCAATTGTACAATTTAAAGGGATCAAAAAATCCTTTGATGAATTAGAAGTCATGAAGGATTTCACACTGGATGTAGATCCAGGTGAAATTGTATCCATTATCGGACCAAGTGGATCTGGTAAAACAACTATTATTCGCATGCTGATGACACTTGAGAAACCAACAGGTGGGGATATCATCGTTGAAGGCGAAAATTTGTGGAAAATGCAAGCAAAGGGTAAGTGGACGGATGCGGATGAAAAGCACCTAAGAAAAGTTCGTTCAAATGTCGGAATGGTTTTTCAACACTTTAACCTTTTCCCTCATATGACTATTTTAAGAAACTGTACAGAAGCTCCTATTCACGTCCTAGGTCTATCAAAGAAAGAAGCTGAAACTCGTGCAAGGGAAATGCTTGAGAAGGTTGGTCTTGGTGATAAGGTTGATAACTATCCCATTCAACTCTCTGGTGGTCAGCAACAACGTGTAGCCATTGCCCGTGCTTTGGTTATGCAGCCTAAGGTTATGCTGTTTGATGAACCTACCTCAGCTCTTGACCCTGAGCTTGTAGGTGAAGTACTTGCTGTTATCAAAGACCTTGCTCAGCAAGGCGACATGTCCATGATTCTTGTAACACATGAAATGGACTTCGCTTGGCAAGTCTCTGACCGCATTGTATTTATAGCAGACGGACAGTTAGTAGAACACGGTAAACCAAGCGACGTCCTAGATAATCCAAAAAGCGATCGACTACGGAATTTTCTAGAACGCTTCCGCACACAGGTATAA
- the ehuD gene encoding ectoine/hydroxyectoine ABC transporter permease subunit EhuD: MIDWQVVADAFPVIFRAMFVTLGITLGAYLVSVTFGLVLTLLGRSSFKPLAWTVFGFVQFVRSTPPLVQLFFVYYAWPQIPVVGVSMSAVTAGIATLGIHYATYLSEIYRSGINSVPKGQWEASRALNFGRTKTWVKVILPQAIPPVIPMMGNYLIVLFKETPLLMAISVYEMLAAARELGASNFQYTEVYTIVGLLFLLLSYPSSLLVGYAEKRMNNRISRKAKKVEKEQTST, from the coding sequence ATGATTGATTGGCAGGTAGTAGCAGACGCATTCCCAGTCATCTTTCGTGCCATGTTTGTTACACTCGGCATTACACTTGGAGCGTATCTTGTTTCAGTAACGTTTGGCTTAGTGCTAACTTTGTTAGGTCGCTCATCCTTTAAACCACTAGCGTGGACAGTTTTTGGATTTGTACAATTTGTCCGAAGTACACCACCACTTGTTCAACTGTTTTTTGTGTATTATGCATGGCCACAAATTCCAGTTGTTGGTGTTTCCATGAGTGCTGTTACAGCAGGAATAGCGACACTCGGCATTCACTATGCCACCTACTTATCAGAAATCTATCGATCAGGGATAAATTCTGTACCTAAAGGTCAATGGGAGGCAAGCCGCGCTCTTAACTTCGGCCGAACAAAAACATGGGTAAAAGTCATTTTACCTCAGGCCATCCCACCGGTTATCCCAATGATGGGCAATTATTTAATTGTTTTATTTAAAGAAACGCCACTACTAATGGCTATCTCTGTTTATGAAATGCTTGCAGCCGCACGTGAACTGGGTGCTTCAAACTTCCAGTATACTGAGGTCTATACGATTGTAGGTCTGTTATTCCTTCTACTCAGTTATCCATCCTCTCTGCTTGTTGGTTACGCAGAAAAACGAATGAATAACCGTATTAGCAGAAAAGCCAAAAAAGTTGAAAAGGAGCAGACATCAACATGA